One genomic region from Salvia hispanica cultivar TCC Black 2014 chromosome 2, UniMelb_Shisp_WGS_1.0, whole genome shotgun sequence encodes:
- the LOC125206041 gene encoding uncharacterized protein LOC125206041, with translation MPPPAKPARRFSFFGLNSTAYSALSADANVKAPQLKLEADKEVYRPGDLITVNIEITNVSSSWSLLIEKLYFEIKGIEKLDTQWFTTPKPTPDSRQRRGEYVFMDSSSPTIVSNQIISSGATRTYVVRTLLPSLIPPSYRGATIRYLYYIKASLTGQYLVFENGTSRVESRQEVPELEERLPLQIWVTQKSNGMVGDEGHTDGIVPVMPALLDVYWKELGGDEWVKAAESSDGVEEGYESSRDEVLSVSSYNPMKEDLSRTFGSSLSLQSFSGRSSNRGSLYAEGRASIASNAGPPRLSVAEVSNDPASDRSPTTLYPSQPPRHLKAFSAEDDSTVPSASGTSEGFVRGRSYNIRLDDQVLLRFSPKNSESTYYFCDMIGGTLTFFHEEGARKCLELSVSLEMTETISRNYVHHSRRHTPTITKVFSDHHEVVADLVQTSFLFSVPMDGPMTFTTRYVSVQWALRFEFLTNPKNVDLTRYEHPLMIEGRDKCEWILPITVHVPPSRTAPAQNRNDRTVTLDPLWVRT, from the exons ATGCCGCCACCTGCTAAACCTGCTCGTAGATTCTCATTCTTCGGCCTCAATTCCACCGCCTACTCCGCCCTCAGCGCCGACGCGAATGTGAAGGCGCCGCAGTTGAAGTTGGAAGCGGACAAGGAAGTCTACAGACCCGGCGATTTGATCACCGTCAATATCGAGATTACAAATGTCAGCAGCTCCTGGTCGCTTTTGATCGAGAAGCTCTACTTTGAAATCAAAGGGATCGAAAAATTGGATACGCAGTGGTTCACCACTCCGAAGCCTACTCCTGATTCTAGGCAGCGCCGAG GTGAGTATGTATTCATGGATAGCTCAAGCCCAACTATAGtttcaaatcaaatcatatcCAGCGGGGCAACCAGAACTT ATGTGGTACGGACCCTTCTACCAAGCCTTATACCTCCATCATACAGAGGTGCAACAATACGTTATTTGTACTACATTAAGGCTTCATTGACTGGTCAATATCTGGTTTTTGAAAATGGAACCTCTCGAGTAGAGTCAAGACAAGAAGTTCCTGAACTG GAGGAACGTCTACCCCTTCAAATATGGGTTACTCAGAAATCCAATGGCATGGTCGGTGACGAAGGTCACACTGATG GAATAGTTCCTGTAATGCCAGCTCTCTTGGACGTATACTGGAAAGAACTTGGTGGTGATGAGTGG GTTAAAGCGGCCGAGTCTTCTGATGGAGTTGAAGAGGGATATGAAAGTTCAAGGGATGAagtcttatccgtctcttccTATAACCCTATGAAGGAAGATTTAAGCAGAACTTTTGGAAGTTCATTATCACTGCAGTCATTTTCTGGGAGGTCTTCAAATCGAGGTTCTCTCTATGCTGAGGGACGTGCTAGCATAGCCTCAAATGCAGGACCTCCTAGGCTGTCTGTAGCTGAGGTCTCAAATGATCCAGCTTCTG ACAGGTCTCCAACCACTTTATATCCCAGTCAACCACCAAGGCATCTTAAAGCTTTTTCTGCAGAAGATGACTCAACCGTGCCATCTGCCTCTGGAACAT CAGAAGGTTTTGTTAGAGGGAGGTCGTATAATATCAGACTGGATGATCAAGTACTGCTGAGATTTTCACCTAAGAACTCTGAGTCAACTTACTACTTCTGTGATATG ATCGGTGGAACCCTTACTTTCTTTCACGAGGAAGGGGCTAGAAAATGCCTTGAG CTCTCAGTATCCCTGGAGATGACAGAAACTATCAGTCGGAATTATGTACATCATTCTCGAAGGCATACTCCCACAATAACCAAG GTTTTTAGCGATCACCATGAGGTTGTGGCTGATTTGGTCCAGACAAGCTTTCTCTTTTCCGTTCCAATGGACGGGCCCATGACTTTTACCACCCGCTATGTCTCTGTGCAATGGGCTCTGCGATTTGAATTTCTTACAAATCCTAAGAATGTGGACTTGACAAG GTACGAGCATCCTCTTATGATAGAGGGGAGGGATAAATGTGAGTGGATTCTTCCAATTACTGTACACGTACCTCCCTCACGAACAGCACCAGCGCAAAACAGAAACGATAGGACGGTCACTTTGGACCCCTTGTGGGTTCGGACATGA
- the LOC125206042 gene encoding receptor homology region, transmembrane domain- and RING domain-containing protein 2-like isoform X1, whose product MKMSDFWVLICCFFCLMGPFVAHGNVVLIGNNVTLSFEDIGASFAPSVKEPGICGIVYMAKPLDACSPLTNKVVTAVSNTTSPFVLIVRGGCSFDEKVRRAQAAGFSAAIVYDNKVGDLTAMSGNSVGIKIHAVFVSKATGETLKKHANATDMEVWIVPSFEDSVWAIMAISFISLLAMSAVLATCFFVRRHRIRRERPQAPNVREFHGMSSRLVKAMPSLVFTAVLEDNCTSATCAICLEDYTMGEKLRILPCRHKFHTMCVDAWLTSWRTFCPVCKRDARTINGEPPANESTPLLSSASGSYATTSSLLSSFRSSLASSSAIQIGPPSSRPQSVSSTPYNPHSLVSHNQSPHLNASRSSADLRNMSSQRSLGAYLVSPHSLGYPSLSSLNSRYMSPYIPSPGVGSSSRQVNLLHYSESTASFHEGSSSRQANLLRYSESATSFSPFASAQSLPDC is encoded by the exons ATGAAGATGTCTGATTTCTGGGTATTAATCTGCtgctttttttgtttaatggGCCCTTTTGTGGCTCATGGCAATGTGGTTTTGATAGGCAACAATGTTACTCTCTCGTTTGAAGACATTGGAGCTAGTTTTG CTCCGTCTGTTAAAGAACCTGGGATATGTGGGATAGTGTATATGGCCAAGCCTTTGGATGCCTGCTCGCCACTGACTAATAAAGTCGTTACAGCAGTGAGTAACACCACGTCTCCGTTTGTGTTAATAGTCCGAGGAGGGTGTAGCTTTGACGAGAAAGTCAGAAGAGCGCAGGCTGCAGGGTTTAGTGCGGCCATTGTGTATGATAACAAAGTTGGTGATTTGACGGCAA TGTCTGGAAATTCTGTGGGTATAAAGATTCATGCTGTGTTCGTTAGCAAAGCCACTGGTGAGACGCTAAAGAAGCATGCCAATGCTACCGATATGGAGGTGTGGATAGTTCCGAGCTTTGAAGACTCAGTGTGGGCTATAATGGCTATCTCCTTCATCTCGTTGCTCGCCATGTCCGCTGTGTTGGCCACCTGCTTCTTCGTCCGAAGGCATCGGATTAGAAGAGAACGGCCTCAAGCTCCTAATGTACGAGAATTCCACGGGATGAGCAGCCGCCTGGTGAAAGCCATGCCATCCCTAGTGTTCACGGCCGTTCTCGAGGACAACTGCACTTCCGCAACGTGCGCCATATGTCTCGAAGACTACACCATGGGCGAGAAGCTACGGATACTTCCGTGTCGACATA AGTTCCACACGATGTGCGTCGATGCGTGGCTGACGTCGTGGAGAACGTTCTGCCCGGTATGCAAGCGCGACGCCAGGACCATCAACGGCGAACCACCAGCGAACGAATCCACGCCATTGCTCTCGTCCGCCTCAGGTTCCTACGCCACCACCTCCTCGCTCTTGTCGTCTTTTAGGTCGTCGCTAGCGTCATCATCGGCCATCCAAATAGGTCCACCTTCTTCTCGTCCCCAGTCCGTTTCCTCGACCCCTTACAACCCGCATTCGCTCGTCTCCCATAACCAATCCCCTCACCTGAACGCTAGCCGGAGCTCAGCCGACCTCCGGAACATGTCGTCGCAGCGATCTCTCGGAGCTTATTTAGTCTCACCCCACTCGTTAGGTTACCCCTCCTTGTCATCTCTCAACTCAAGATACATGTCCCCTTACATCCCGAGCCCCGGCGTCGGCTCCTCGAGCCGTCAAGTTAACCTGCTGCATTATAGCGAGTCGACCGCGAGCTTCCACGAGGGGTCTTCGAGCCGTCAAGCTAACCTTTTGCGCTATAGCGAGTCAGCCACGAGCTTCTCGCCGTTCGCCTCGGCGCAGTCACTGCCGGATTGTTAG
- the LOC125206042 gene encoding receptor homology region, transmembrane domain- and RING domain-containing protein 2-like isoform X2, producing MAKPLDACSPLTNKVVTAVSNTTSPFVLIVRGGCSFDEKVRRAQAAGFSAAIVYDNKVGDLTAMSGNSVGIKIHAVFVSKATGETLKKHANATDMEVWIVPSFEDSVWAIMAISFISLLAMSAVLATCFFVRRHRIRRERPQAPNVREFHGMSSRLVKAMPSLVFTAVLEDNCTSATCAICLEDYTMGEKLRILPCRHKFHTMCVDAWLTSWRTFCPVCKRDARTINGEPPANESTPLLSSASGSYATTSSLLSSFRSSLASSSAIQIGPPSSRPQSVSSTPYNPHSLVSHNQSPHLNASRSSADLRNMSSQRSLGAYLVSPHSLGYPSLSSLNSRYMSPYIPSPGVGSSSRQVNLLHYSESTASFHEGSSSRQANLLRYSESATSFSPFASAQSLPDC from the exons ATGGCCAAGCCTTTGGATGCCTGCTCGCCACTGACTAATAAAGTCGTTACAGCAGTGAGTAACACCACGTCTCCGTTTGTGTTAATAGTCCGAGGAGGGTGTAGCTTTGACGAGAAAGTCAGAAGAGCGCAGGCTGCAGGGTTTAGTGCGGCCATTGTGTATGATAACAAAGTTGGTGATTTGACGGCAA TGTCTGGAAATTCTGTGGGTATAAAGATTCATGCTGTGTTCGTTAGCAAAGCCACTGGTGAGACGCTAAAGAAGCATGCCAATGCTACCGATATGGAGGTGTGGATAGTTCCGAGCTTTGAAGACTCAGTGTGGGCTATAATGGCTATCTCCTTCATCTCGTTGCTCGCCATGTCCGCTGTGTTGGCCACCTGCTTCTTCGTCCGAAGGCATCGGATTAGAAGAGAACGGCCTCAAGCTCCTAATGTACGAGAATTCCACGGGATGAGCAGCCGCCTGGTGAAAGCCATGCCATCCCTAGTGTTCACGGCCGTTCTCGAGGACAACTGCACTTCCGCAACGTGCGCCATATGTCTCGAAGACTACACCATGGGCGAGAAGCTACGGATACTTCCGTGTCGACATA AGTTCCACACGATGTGCGTCGATGCGTGGCTGACGTCGTGGAGAACGTTCTGCCCGGTATGCAAGCGCGACGCCAGGACCATCAACGGCGAACCACCAGCGAACGAATCCACGCCATTGCTCTCGTCCGCCTCAGGTTCCTACGCCACCACCTCCTCGCTCTTGTCGTCTTTTAGGTCGTCGCTAGCGTCATCATCGGCCATCCAAATAGGTCCACCTTCTTCTCGTCCCCAGTCCGTTTCCTCGACCCCTTACAACCCGCATTCGCTCGTCTCCCATAACCAATCCCCTCACCTGAACGCTAGCCGGAGCTCAGCCGACCTCCGGAACATGTCGTCGCAGCGATCTCTCGGAGCTTATTTAGTCTCACCCCACTCGTTAGGTTACCCCTCCTTGTCATCTCTCAACTCAAGATACATGTCCCCTTACATCCCGAGCCCCGGCGTCGGCTCCTCGAGCCGTCAAGTTAACCTGCTGCATTATAGCGAGTCGACCGCGAGCTTCCACGAGGGGTCTTCGAGCCGTCAAGCTAACCTTTTGCGCTATAGCGAGTCAGCCACGAGCTTCTCGCCGTTCGCCTCGGCGCAGTCACTGCCGGATTGTTAG
- the LOC125206043 gene encoding protein disulfide isomerase-like 5-2 — translation MASPLTIYSSLQLLSLFSIALLSPSIGGASANQFKLDGKVLELTDSNFDAAISNFDYVFVDFYAPWCGHCKRLAPELDKAAPVLAGLKPPVVVAKVDADKYRKLGSKHDVDGYPTLKVFIHGVPSEYFGPRKADLLVQHLKKIVAPDVASLNSDSAIRDFIKEAGTNFPIFVGFGLNESSISEIAIKYKKKAWFSVAKDFSEDIMSLYDFDKEPALVAIHPAYNEQSKFYGPFEDVEDYVKQSMIPLILPINQDSLKSLRDDDRKVVLTILEDEVDDKSKEVIKVLKAAASANRDLVFGYVGLKQWGDFVESFEVYKKTPLPKMVIWDGDEEYYTVVGSESLDDTNLGNQVSKFLEGYREGSVIQKSINGPSLAGFIKSQIGVRLFLMILFVILVVVLILMMAKEEPLTVGTRDHATDERSSASQPETREPRRDAVKED, via the exons ATGGCTTCTCCTCTAACGATCTACTCTTCTCTCCAACTACTCTCTCTTTTCTCCATAGctctactctctccgtctatCGGCGGCGCATCGGCAAATCAGTTCAAGTTGGACGGCAAAGTATTGGAGCTCACCGACTCCAATTTCGATGCCGCAATTTCGAATTTCGATTACGTTTTCGTCGATTTCTACGCTCCTTGGTGCGGCCACTGCAAGCGTCTCGCGCCTGAG TTAGATAAAGCGGCCCCTGTTCTAGCTGGATTGAAGCCTCCCGTGGTTGTAGCAAAGGTAGATGCTGACAAGTACAGAAAGCTTGGATCCAAGCATGACGTTGA TGGATACCCGACTCTAAAGGTTTTCATACATGGAGTTCCTTCCGAATATTTTGGACCACGGAAAGCAGATTTACTTGTtcaacatttgaaaaaaattgttgcTCCTGATGTTGCTTCTCTTAATTCCGACTCTGCCATTAGAGACTTTATTAAGGAAGCAGGCACAAATTTTCCTATATTTGTAGGCTTTGGCTTGAATGAGTCTTCAATATCAGAAATAGCTATCAAGTATAAGAAGAAAGCATGGTTTTCTGTGGCCAAAGACTTCTCAGAGGATATCATGTCCTTGTACGATTTTGATAAGGAGCCTGCTTTGGTTGCGATTCATCCCGCCTACAATGAGCAGAGCAAATTCTATGGACCATTTGAAG ATGTTGAAGATTACGTAAAACAAAGTATGATCCCTTTGATATTACCAATAAACCAAGATTCATTGAAGTCGCTCAGAGACGATGATAGGAAAGTTGTTTTAACAATCTTGGAGGATGAAGTAGACGACAAGTCCAAGGAAGTAATAAAAGTTTTAAAGGCTGCTGCTTCTGCTAATCGTGATCTTGTCTTCGGTTACGTTGGGCTGAAGCAGTGGGGGGATTTTGTTGAATCGTTTGAAGTTTACAAGAAAACCCCACTCCCTAAGATGGTCATCTGGGATGGCGACGAGGAGTACTATACT GTTGTTGGTTCAGAAAGCTTGGATGACACCAATTTGGGCAACCAAGTCTCGAAATTTCTTGAAGGGTATAGAGAAGGAAGCGTCATACAAAAGAGCATCAACGGTCCATCCTTGGCGGGATTCATAAAATCACAGATTGGAGTCAGACTTTTcctcatgatattatttgtgattttggtAGTGGTGTTGATCTTGATGATGGCCAAAGAAGAACCTCTTACCGTTGGCACCCGAGACCACGCCACTGACGAAAGAAGCTCTGCCTCCCAGCCAGAAACCAGAGAACCACGCCGGGATGCTGTCAAGGAAGATTGA
- the LOC125207216 gene encoding uncharacterized protein LOC125207216, translating into MGVVNKFVIASMCMFAAPLAILYGFKHNFLPGSTELPSESVTLWSGILAVFSVNVVIAFYIYMALKEPSSKPEPDLKFVAEAEASIKQSQPSEASDRSKHE; encoded by the exons ATGGGAGTAGTGAACAAGTTTGTGATTGCATCCATGTGCATGTTTGCAGCTCCTCTCGCGATTCTATATGGAttcaaacacaatttcttaCCCG GTTCTACTGAGCTCCCCTCGGAGTCTGTGACTCTGTGGAGTGGAATCCTCGCCGTCTTCTCCGTCAACGTGGTCATAGCATTCTACATCTACATGGCCCTGAAAGAGCCCTCAAGCAAACCCGAGCCAGATCTTAAGTTCGTTGCAGAGGCGGAGGCCAGCATAAAGCAATCGCAACCAAGCGAAGCATCAGATCGTTCCAAACACGAGTAG
- the LOC125207212 gene encoding tRNA nucleotidyltransferase cca2: MKLLNPRFLNSSSAALFSLSLNRFKFPPLSAHSLLRRPNPQLQQLRFSQFRAGAATMCTSPPSVHVKDRIDLTPKEREIFDRLLQVLRHFKLQTQLRVAGGWVRDKLLGKDCYDIDIALDDMLGREFCEKVNEYLSSEGVEIHGIGVIQCNPDQSKHLETARMRLFDVWIDLVNLRAEDYSGNSRIPTMRFGTAKEDAYRRDLTINSLFYNINTSSVEDFTEKGIEHLKSGKIVTPLPPKQTFLDDPLRVLRAIRFGARFGFLLDEELKKAAADDDVIAAIAGKISRERVGHEIDLMMSGNEPLKAMLHISELQLFWAVFSLPLKAEPPIPEGCERLCVAYMDSAWRLLQLIGPSSIDDNHLRLCLYAALLLPLRKAVYEEKKGKKIPVVSYIFRSSLKLKASDAETVLSMHLAAENFLSLIPLIISDENLQALEVDKKSVTIDVPLPSKRRILTGLLLREIKEFWRPSLVLSLLLHPQDIGLSENSSNKDAELNDRRALYSRVENAILDMGLDKVWELKPLVDGKRIMDILQIKSGGPIIKEWQQKLLQWQLAHPSGSTEECVDWMKEAQSKRARTE; this comes from the exons ATGAAACTGCTAAACCCTCGTTTTCTCAATTCCTCTTCCGCagcccttttctctctctctttaaaCCGCTTCAAATTCCCGCCTCTCTCCGCCCACTCCCTGCTCCGGCGCCCTAATCCACAGCTCCAGCAGCTGCGCTTTAGTCAATTCCGCGCGGGAGCAGCAACAATGTGCACATCGCCGCCGTCCGTTCACGTGAAGGACCGAATTGATCTGACGCCGAAGGAGAGGGAGATATTCGACCGTCTCCTGCAGGTCCTCCGCCACTTCAAACTACAAACCCAGCTCCGCGTCGCCGGCGGCTGGGTTCGCGATAAG CTCTTGGGGAAAGATTGCTATGATATTGATATTGCATTGGATGATATGCTGGGGCGTGAGTTTTGTGAAAAAGTGAACGAGTACTTGTCGTCTGAAGGCGTAGAGATTCATGGAATTGGTGTGATTCAATG CAATCCTGATCAGTCAAAACATTTGGAAACAGCAAGGATGCGTCTTTTTGATGTATGGATCGACCTTGTCAACTTGAGAGCTGAAGACTACAGTGGGAATAGCCGTATCCCAACAATG AGGTTTGGCACTGCTAAAGAGGATGCTTATCGGAGGGATTTAACGATCAATAG CTTGTTCTACAACATCAATACAAGTTCGGTTGAAGATTTTACGGAGAAAG GCATCGAACACTTGAAATCTGGGAAGATAGTAACCCCGTTGCCTCCAAAGCAAACGTTTTTAGATGATCCCCTACGAGTTCTCCGAGCTATACGGTTTG GTGCACGGTTTGGATTCTTGCTCGATGAAGAACTGAAAAAAGCTGCTGCAGACGATGATGTCATAGCTGCCATTGCTGGCAAAATTAGCAGAGAGCGAGTTGGCCATGAG ATTGATCTCATGATGTCTGGCAACGAACCTCTGAAGGCGATGCTCCATATTTCCGAGCTGCAGCTGTTTTGGGCTGTATTTAGTCTTCCGCTTAAAGCGGAGCCTCCGATCCCAGAAGGATGTGAGAG GCTTTGTGTTGCTTACATGGATTCAGCGTGGAGGCTTTTGCAATTAATAGGGCCCTCTTCGATTGAT gACAACCATTTGCGGCTGTGCTTGTATGCTGCATTGCTTCTTCCATTGAGAAAGGCTGTTTACGAGGAAAAGAAAGGGAAGAAG ATTCCTGTTGTTAGCTACATTTTTCGCAGTTCGCTCAAGCTGAAGGCTAGTGATGCGGAAacg GTTTTGAGCATGCATCTCGCAGCAGAAAATTTCTTGTCCTTGATCCCGTTGATCATATCTGATGAGAATTTACAAGCTCTTGAAGTAGACAAGAAAAGTGTTACTATCGACGTTCCACTCCCATCAAAACGCAGGATATTGACCG GGTTGCTACTTCGCGAGATCAAGGAATTTTGGCGGCCTTCTCTGGTGCTTTCGTTGCTCTTACACCCCCAAGATATCGGTTTGAGTGAAAATTCTTCAAACAAGGATGCAGAATTGAACGATAGAAGGGCACTATATAGCAGGGTAGAGAATGCAATTCTTGACATGG GACTCGACAAAGTTTGGGAGCTGAAGCCACTAGTGGATGGTAAACGAATCATGGATATATTGCAGATAAAATCGGGAGGGCCTATCATTAAAGAATGG CAACAAAAATTGCTACAGTGGCAGCTCGCACATCCCTCCGGATCCACAGAAGAATGTGTGGATTGGATGAAGGAAGCCCAATCAAAGCGTGCAAGAACAGAGTAA
- the LOC125206742 gene encoding F-box protein At5g49610-like translates to MDADTGRRRLPRPRLRGATWREALSRKQSRLVAEFLRRNSSSKQADARGETASRDPNIEVGIQANLSHDLLYQIFMLLPAESLFRLQFVCKQWFGLINSSIFVSSHAQKSETVLISQQMAFWPRGCVGMPKAYFHFLSLDGLRSSFVESSVDDLGSVRASYDGLILGFNSRRKRLLLMNPVTGKYVGLPLGVSCHHLCESFGIAFCSEAKTYKVVHLFREVLGGVGCEILSVETRKWRRIEEPLELVRTRQNPVSVGGSLHWLGARRTRDCFISLDVCDEKFVTKQLPVKRAWGDRLVEIAGGLGFVSRVEVNALEVWILSDLGGECWIKKCRIDLRVDFVQYCVPVCSRRDGKEMVLECVKGRLCVYDFGREEMRLVSSSSGSSDGGDGEEPWLGKINRLYLPHWNTLVSCGDQSVIT, encoded by the coding sequence ATGGATGCTGACACGGGGCGCCGACGGCTCCCCAGGCCGCGCCTACGAGGCGCCACATGGAGAGAAGCCTTATCCCGGAAGCAAAGCCGCCTCGTGGCTGAGTTTCTCCGGAGAAACTCTTCCTCGAAGCAGGCTGATGCTCGAGGAGAGACCGCGTCTCGGGATCCGAACATAGAGGTTGGGATTCAAGCAAATCTTTCACATGATTTGCTCTACCAGATTTTCATGTTGCTCCCTGCTGAATCCCTCTTTAGGCTGCAGTTTGTGTGCAAGCAGTGGTTTGGTCTGATCAATAGCTCGATTTTTGTGTCGAGTCATGCTCAGAAGTCGGAGACGGTCTTGATATCTCAGCAGATGGCCTTTTGGCCTAGAGGGTGTGTGGGGATGCCAAAGGCCTACTTCCATTTCTTGAGTTTGGATGGTTTGAGGAGTAGTTTTGTGGAGTCGAGTGTGGATGATTTAGGTAGCGTTCGAGCAAGCTATGATGGCTTGATTCTCGGATTTAATTCGAGGAGGAAGAGATTGTTGCTTATGAATCCTGTAACCGGGAAGTATGTTGGTCTTCCATTAGGTGTTTCATGTCATCATTTATGTGAATCATTTGGTATAGCCTTTTGTAGTGAGGCGAAAACGTACAAAGTCGTGCACTTGTTCCGTGAGGTGTTGGGGGGTGTTGGTTGTGAGATCTTGAGCGTTGAaacgaggaaatggaggagaATCGAGGAGCCACTTGAATTGGTTCGGACTAGGCAAAATCCGGTGTCTGTGGGGGGATCACTGCACTGGCTAGGAGCTAGGCGGACACGTGATTGCTTCATTTCCTTGGACGTGTGTGATGAGAAGTTTGTCACTAAGCAATTGCCCGTGAAGAGGGCGTGGGGAGATAGACTGGTTGAGATCGCGGGGGGTCTTGGATTTGTGAGCCGTGTAGAGGTTAATGCGTTGGAAGTGTGGATTCTGAGTGATTTGGGAGGGGAATGTTGGATCAAGAAGTGTAGGATCGATTTGAGGGTAGATTTTGTCCAATACTGCGTCCCGGTTTGTAGCCGGAGAGACGGGAAGGAGATGGTGCTTGAGTGCGTGAAAGGTCGCTTGTGTGTTTACGACTTTGGTAGGGAAGAAATGAGGCTCGTGAGTTCGAGTTCGGGATCATCGGATGGTGGTGATGGTGAGGAGCCATGGCTTGGAAAGATAAATAGGCTTTATTTACCTCATTGGAATACGCTTGTATCATGTGGTGATCAAAGTGTGATCACATAA